The sequence GCGGGATCCTGGCCATTGTCGTGGTGCTGTTGACGGTGCAGGCCGAGGGGCTGGGGACGGCACTCCCACTGATCGCCGTTTACGCCTTCGCCGGTTACCGGCTGATGCCGTCCATGCAAATGATTTACCACGACCTGACAAAAATGAAGTTCGGTACGCGCAGCCTTGATCGGATCCATGATGAGCTTGTTACGAGCAAGCAAGCCGAGATACCCAAGGACAGTTCTGCCGACAACGTACAGGGACCAAGCCTGCCACTGCGGGAGAAACTCGAACTTGTCGAACTGGGTTTCAACTATGAAGGCGCCGAGCGGCGCGCCCTCGCGGACGTCAGCCTGGTGATCCGGGCCAACACGACGGTCGGCTTCGTCGGCGCCACTGGTGCCGGCAAGACGACTATTGTGGACATAATTCTCGGTCTGCTCGAGCCGCAGGAAGGACAGGTCTTGGTCGATGGGGCGGCCATCACCGGGTCCAACCGTCGTGCCTGGCAGCGCTCTCTAGGCTACGTGCCACAGCAAATCTTCCTGGTAGACGACAGCGTGGCTGCGAACATCGCCTTCGGCCAGAAAGCAGCCGAAATCGACATGGACGCCGTAGAGCACGCCGCGCGGGCTGCTGAACTCCACGAGTTCGTCGCGACCCAGTTGCCCGACGGTTACCAGACACGCGTGGGCGAGCGCGGCGTGCGGCTCTCCGGGGGCCAGCGCCAGCGCATCGGCATCGCCCGGGCGCTTTACCGCGACCCCAGCGTACTGGTGCTCGACGAGGCCACCAGCGCGCTGGACAACATCACCGAGCAGGCCGTCATGTCGGCTGTGCACAACCTGGGGGGGAGCAAAACGGTCATCATGATCGCGCATCGTCTCAGCACGGTGCGCAACTGCGATACCATCTTCCTGCTGGAGCAGGGACGGCTGGTCGATTCCGGGACGTACGAGGAGCTGTCCGAGCGCAGCGACCGGTTCCGTGCGATGGCCCAGGCCGCGGCCAGCTAGCGGGACTGCACCTCCTCGGTCAATCCGGCTGCCAGCGCAACTCCGCGCCGGCCGCGCTGAGAAAGGCATAGAGCCGCTCGCGCGCCCCTTCGCAGCCAGCCTCGCACTCAGCTGAGACTGCAACAACCACACCGTCGTTACGGCCCCTGAAAAAAGCCTGTGCCTCGACCAGCTTCGCGCCGAGCCGTGTGGCCACCGGTCTCCCGGCCACTTCGTACCAGGCCCAGATGACGCGCTCCCGGCCGGCGATATAGCCGCGGTATTCGTTCACTCTCACGATCTCGCTGCCGACGCTGGCGTTCACAAGGCGATGGTCCACCGGTCTCCATCCACGGCCGAACAAGGCCTCGCGATTGCGGAACAAGTGGCGGGTGCGGTCCTGTTCCGGATACACGGCCCGAAAAACTTCGACGGTGCTGCCGTCAAAAAGATAAATCGCTGCCCCTTCACGCGCATTGCGGAATTGCGGCTGCCAGGCGCCCTGCTCGGCCGCCTTGCGTGCAACGCCTGCGATCTGCTCGGGCAACGGCAACCGATCAATGGTGTAGCCCGCCGTGACCTCGCTGGCGAACAGGCGCGGGATAGCGAGAAGCAACGCGCCGACGGCGGCGGCCCGCAACATGCGCGTGCCGGAGAAGTCGCGTGCGCGGGGAGGAGGCGCCTGGGCTGTCTCTTCCAGCTGCGCCCGCCGGCTCTCGCGTATTTCCCGCTTCTCCAGGAGAGTCGCGAAAAACAGCACGGGTGTGAAGAACAGAATAAACAATACCCAGCCGTATGAAAGATGGTCGTTGATGAGCCAGTGCTGCAATTGTGTGGCCTGGCCAATCAGAATGATCGTCCAGATTCGCATCCAGTTCGCGAACAGGGCCGCCGCCATGGCTGCCGCAACCAGTAGCAGGCGGTGCGACCAGTGCTGCAGGTACATTGCACTGAAGTACACCGTGAGCACAGTACCCGACACCAGGAAGCTCAACCCGCTGCAGCCACTGGCGATCTCGAAAGTGCCGGCCGGGATGTGGACGAAATTACCCTCTATCAGGAATGGTGTGCCACTAAAGCTCATCAAAAATCCGACCGCTCGAGTAGCGATTTCCTGCAGCATGGGATTGAACATCCAGAACGGCAGCAAGGCCGAATAAATGAACAGCGCCGGCAACAACAGGACACGCGCCGCGCCGAAACCGAACACCAGCGCTGTCGCGGCCAGGAACAACAAGGGCAACAGCATGGCGCGGGTGGCGCCGATGTAAAGCAGCTCCATGGCCGACATGGCGAGCACGAGCAGCACGAGCGGCGCCAGGGCGCGCCAGTCGGGACCGATCTTCGCGGGGGGGTTCCGGCGCCAGAAAACCCAGCCCATCCAGATGGACAGCCCGAGTGCCAGGTAGCCGTGGGAATAGACCCCCTGGCCGAAGAAGGAATACCAGACGCTACCCACCCAGGCGAGGATCGACGACATCCCGACCACCGCCCCTGCCAGGAGGATGGCTATCGGCAGCAGGACTTTTGGCTCGATTCTTGGCGTCAGCACGTGCATCCCTTCAACAGCTCGCGGCAAGAAAGCATCTTACTGGCTTCACCGCCAAAAAATGCGAACGTAGTCTCATTAAATCCTTCCTAACTTCCTCAAACTTCGAAATTAATTGCTGATGCTGTATCCTTGCCGGCCCCAGCCTGGATGGGGTGGCACACAGCCTAAAGAGGGTAAATGGATACCATTCTCGTTACTGGTGGCGCCGGCTTCATCGGCTCCAACGTCGTGCGGCATTTCCTCGACGCCGCCGATACCCGTATCGTCAACCTGGACAAGCTCACTTACGCCGGCAATCCCGAGAGCCTGGCGGACGTCGCGGACTCGCCACGCTATGCCTTCGAGCAGGTCGATATCTGCGACGGCCCGGCTCTGGCGCAACTCTTCGCCCACTACCAGCCCGACGCGGTCATGCACCTCGCCGCCGAAAGCCACGTGGACCGCTCCATCGACGGCC comes from Thioalkalivibrio sp. XN279 and encodes:
- a CDS encoding ABC transporter ATP-binding protein: MREIYRKIYQVLDPHERRRSVLLLGLFLVRGFTEMVGVASVIPFMAVASNPDIIESNQYLAMVYLWLGFESHDSFLIFLGIVMFFLVVGSQLFGAFTEWFLHRFNQMCDYRMSVRLLGNYYARPYSWFLNRHSADLGRTVVSEVQHMVAHAILPATRLLSRLFLVMFLLGLVIAANPTIAMTAVTTLGGSYVLIYFTVRRHLVRLGRVAWQTNEERYRASQEGLAGIKDVKVSGLEAAYLARYRTPALLYARNHANQRIIGMVPKYLLEAIAFGGILAIVVVLLTVQAEGLGTALPLIAVYAFAGYRLMPSMQMIYHDLTKMKFGTRSLDRIHDELVTSKQAEIPKDSSADNVQGPSLPLREKLELVELGFNYEGAERRALADVSLVIRANTTVGFVGATGAGKTTIVDIILGLLEPQEGQVLVDGAAITGSNRRAWQRSLGYVPQQIFLVDDSVAANIAFGQKAAEIDMDAVEHAARAAELHEFVATQLPDGYQTRVGERGVRLSGGQRQRIGIARALYRDPSVLVLDEATSALDNITEQAVMSAVHNLGGSKTVIMIAHRLSTVRNCDTIFLLEQGRLVDSGTYEELSERSDRFRAMAQAAAS
- a CDS encoding exosortase C-terminal domain/associated protein EpsI produces the protein MHVLTPRIEPKVLLPIAILLAGAVVGMSSILAWVGSVWYSFFGQGVYSHGYLALGLSIWMGWVFWRRNPPAKIGPDWRALAPLVLLVLAMSAMELLYIGATRAMLLPLLFLAATALVFGFGAARVLLLPALFIYSALLPFWMFNPMLQEIATRAVGFLMSFSGTPFLIEGNFVHIPAGTFEIASGCSGLSFLVSGTVLTVYFSAMYLQHWSHRLLLVAAAMAAALFANWMRIWTIILIGQATQLQHWLINDHLSYGWVLFILFFTPVLFFATLLEKREIRESRRAQLEETAQAPPPRARDFSGTRMLRAAAVGALLLAIPRLFASEVTAGYTIDRLPLPEQIAGVARKAAEQGAWQPQFRNAREGAAIYLFDGSTVEVFRAVYPEQDRTRHLFRNREALFGRGWRPVDHRLVNASVGSEIVRVNEYRGYIAGRERVIWAWYEVAGRPVATRLGAKLVEAQAFFRGRNDGVVVAVSAECEAGCEGARERLYAFLSAAGAELRWQPD